A stretch of Chiloscyllium plagiosum isolate BGI_BamShark_2017 chromosome 41, ASM401019v2, whole genome shotgun sequence DNA encodes these proteins:
- the LOC122542928 gene encoding neuropeptide Y receptor type 1-like encodes MDQNFNRSVKFQPASWHNISLLAEQFQFCSDSVSSTTFLIVAYSAVMAVGMIGNMCLVLVIMRQKEMRNVTNILIANLSCSDILITTLCLPVTVIYTMMDRWILGAALCKLTPFVQCTSVTVSILSLVLIALERHQLIINPTGWKPAVGHAYLAVALSWLVGSLISLPFISFNVLTSEPYSNISFLPDSFKDHAACIESWPSEQQKLAYTTCLLVFQYGLPLLLMLTCYFRIFLRLRRRREMVDRARDGNHRVSHSRKINIMLASIVVAFGLCWLPLTVFNTVFDWNHEAISICHHNLIFSLCHLTAMLSTCVNPVIYGFLNTNFQKEVKAMLYRCRCGGTSDTYESFPLSTVNTELSKASVCH; translated from the coding sequence ATGGATCAGAATTTCAACCGTTCTGTGAAATTCCAGCCCGCTTCCTGGCACAACATTTCATTGCTGGCAGAGCAATTCCAGTTCTGCTCGGACTCAGTGAGTAGTACCACCTTTCTCATCGTGGCCTACAGTGCAGTGATGGCAGTGGGCATGATTGGCAACATGTGCCTGGTTCTGGTCATTATGAGGCAGAAGGAAATGCGTAATGTGACCAATATCCTGATCGCCAACCTGTCATGCTCAGATATCCTCATTACCACCCTTTGCCTCCCGGTGACAGTGATTTATACCATGATGGACCGTTGGATCCTTGGTGCTGCACTTTGCAAGTTGACCCCATTTGTTCAGTGCACGTCAGTTACTGTGTCCATCCTCTCCTTGGTCCTGATTGCTTTGGAGAGACATCAGCTGATTATCAACCCAACTGGTTGGAAGCCAGCAGTGGGCCATGCATACTTGGCAGTTGCTCTCAGCTGGCTAGTTGGAAGTTTAATCTCTTTACCTTTTATCTCCTTCAATGTCTTGACCAGTGAGCCCTACTCAAACATTTCCTTTCTCCCAGACTCTTTCAAGGATCATGCAGCTTGTATTGAAAGCTGGCCTTCAGAGCAGCAGAAGCTGGCCTACACCACCTGCCTCTTGGTCTTCCAGTATGGCTTGCCCCTGCTTCTGATGCTGACCTGTTACTTCCGGATCTTCCTGCGTCTCCGAAGGCGCCGAGAGATGGTGGACCGTGCAAGGGATGGGAATCACCGGGTCAGCCACAGTCGGAAGATCAACATCATGTTGGCATCTATTGTTGTGGCCTTTGGCCTGTGTTGGCTACCACTCACAGTTTTCAACACGGTATTTGATTGGAACCACGAGGCCATCTCCATCTGTCACCACAACCTCATCTTTTCGCTTTGTCACCTGACAGCTATGCTGTCCACCTGCGTCAACCCAGTCATCTATGGCTTCCTCAATACTAACTTCCAGAAGGAAGTGAAGGCCATGTTGTACCGTTGTCGTTGTGGTGGGACTTCAGACACCTACGAGAGTTTTCCTTTGTCCACAGTCAACACTGAACTGTCGAAAGCTTCCGTATGCCATTAA